The Nocardia sp. NBC_00508 nucleotide sequence AGGTCGACCCGCTCGCCCTGAACGCGGGCGACATGGTGGTGCACGACCAGCACGGCATCGGCAAGTTCGTGGAGATGATCGAGCGCACCGTCGGCGGGGCCCGCCGCGAGTATCTGGTGATCGAGTACGCGCCGAGCAAGCGCGGCCAGCCCGGCGACCGGTTGTTCGTGCCGATGGAATCGCTCGACCAGCTCTCCCGCTACGTCGGCGGCGAGATGCCGAGCCTGTCCAGGCTCGGCGGCTCGGACTGGGCCAACACGAAACGCAAGGCGCGCAAGGCCGTTCGCGAGATCGCGGGCGAACTCGTGCAGCTGTACGCCGCCCGGCAGGCCGCTCCCGGCCACGCGTTCGGGACGGACACGCCGTGGCAGCAGGAGATGGAGGACGCGTTCGCGTTCACCGAGACCGTCGATCAGATGACCGCCATCGCCGAGGTGAAGGCGGACATGGAGAAGCCGGTCCCGATGGACCGCGTGGTCTGCGGTGACGTCGGCTACGGCAAGACCGAGATCGCCGTGCGCGCGGCGTTCAAGGCCGTGCAGGACGGCAAGCAGGTCGTCGTGCTGGTGCCGACCACGCTGCTCGCGCAGCAGCACTTACAGACCTTCACCGAGCGCGTCGCGGGCTTCCCGATCACCGTGAAGGGCCTGTCCCGCTTCACCGATCCCGCCGACGCCCGCGCCGTGCTGGAAGGAATGGCCGAGGGGAGCGTCGACATAGTGGTCGGCACGCACCGGCTGTTGCAGACCGGTGTCCGCTGGAAGGACCTCGGCCTCGTCGTGGTCGACGAGGAGCAGCGGTTCGGCGTCGAGCACAAGGAACACATCAAGGCGCTGCGCACGCACGTCGACGTGCTCACCATGTCGGCCACGCCGATCCCGCGCACGCTGGAGATGAGCCTGGCCGGTATTCGCGAGATGTCGACCATCCTCACCCCGCCGGAGGAGCGTCACCCGGTGCTCACCTACGTCGGCGGCTACAACGACAAGCAGGTCACCGCGGCCATTCGCCGCGAGCTGCTGCGCGACGGCCAGGTGTTCTACGTGCACAACCGGGTGTCATCGATCGACAAGGCGGCCAAGCGGATTCGCGACCTGGTGCCGGAGGCGCGCGTGGTCGTCGCGCACGGCCAGATGAACGAGGACGCGCTGGAGTCCACCGTGCAGGGCTTCTGGCAGCGCGAGTACGACGTGCTGGTGTGCACCACGATCATCGAGACCGGCCTGGACATCTCCAACGCCAACACGCTGCTCGTGGAACGCGCCGACGCGCTGGGACTTTCGCAGCTGCACCAGCTGCGCGGCCGGGTCGGACGCAGCCGGGAACGCGGGTATGCCTACTTCCTGTACCCGCCGGAGAAGCCGCTCACCGAGACCGCCTACGACCGCTTGGCCACCATCTCGCAGAACTCCGATCTGGGCGCGGGCATGGCGGTCGCGATGAAGGACCTGGAGATCCGCGGCGCGGGCAACGTGCTCGGCGCCGAACAGTCCGGCCATGTCGCGGGCGTCGGCTTCGATCTGTATGTCCGTCTGGTGGGCGAGGCGGTCGAGGCCTACCGCGCCGCGGCCGATGGGAAGCCGATCACCAGCCAGGAAGTCAAGGAGGTGCGCATCGATTTGCCCGTCGACGCGCACATCCCGCCCGACTACGTCGCCAGCGATCGGCTTCGCCTGGAGGCGTACCGCAAACTGGCCGCCGCCCAGGACGATCCGGCCCTGGCGCTGGTGGTGGAGGAGCTCGTGGACCGCTACGGCCCATTGCCGGTCGAGGTCGGCCGCCTGGTCTCGGTGGCCAAGCTGCGGTTGCTCGCCCGCGAATACGAGGTCGCCGAGATCGCGGTCACCGGAACGACTTTGAAGATCTCGCCGCTGCATCTGCCGGATTCCAAGCAGCTGCGGCTCAAGCGGCTCTTCCCGAGCGCCGGATACCGCGCCGCGTCGGGCGTGGTGCAGCTGCCGCTGCCGCGCGTGCAGGATAGCGTCGGCGCCGAGCGGGTTCGCGATGTCGTGCTACTCCAGTTCGTCGCCGACCTGCTGCTGGCACTGGACGGAAAGGCACAGGGAGCAGTCGACCTCACCGTGGCTGCCGAGTTGGCCCCCCGATGAGCTCGTCGGATCGCGAGGAATCCGTCCTGCGCGGGGCGCCGTCCAACGGTGTGGATCGTCCCGCGCCGGGCGGCGAGCCGACTGCGCGGACCGACACGGCAGTGGTCGCGGCGGGTCTGGCCGGAGCCGTCGAGGTCATGGACCGGCTCTGGCATTTCGGTGGCTGGGAGGTCACCCAGACACACGACTCCCTGCGCCCGTACCTGCTCGAGGAGACCTACGAACTGCTCGACGCCATCCAGAACGACGACGCCGAGACGATCAAGGAAGAACTCGGCGATCTCCTGCTCCAAGTGCTCTTCCATTCCCGGATCGCCCAGGCCGCAGGCGAATTCACCGTCGACGATGTCGCCGCCGCCTTGGTCGCCAAACTGGTCAACCGCAGCCCGCACCTCGCTGACTCCGCGACCGATCCCGATGCCTCGGTGGAGGAAAAGATCGCCGCCCAGGAACGCGCTTGGGAGGAGCGCAAATCCGCCGAGAAGTCCCGCCGCTCCTGCCTGGACGGCATCGCCATGGCCCAACCCGCCCTGGCCCTGGCCGAGAAGATCATCTCCCGCGCGACCAAGGCGGGCCTCCCACCTGACCTCATCCCCGAACCCCTGCGGATAGTCCACCTCGGCGGGGCCGAAAGCGCTGAGGAACGCCTCCGCAAAGCGACGCTGGATTTCGCCGTCGCCATCCGCGCGGCCGAGGACGCGGCAGAGCGGGCCCGGGGAGTTCGGCTCGCTCTCCCTACCGATGACTGGCGTGAGTTCTGGCCGTAATCGGCACCGTCGTTTCCACGGGTGCGCCGAACCAGCCGGAGAGCGCTTCTCGCAGCCCGATCGCGGCGGTGTCGGTGGGTTCGTCGATAGTTGCGGCCCAGGCGATGTGGGCGTCCGGGCGGATCAGCATGGCGTCGGCTGGTCGGTTATCGGTTTTGGCGGTGCGGATGTCTATCCGATGCTGCCAGTCTCGGGCGATCTCGCGGAGGTCTTGACGGTCGGCGAGGTCGAGCAGGACGGGCCGTGCGGTCCGCATGAGTTCCGCGGCGCTGGTGATGCCCTGGTCGGTGTGCAAGGTGAGTTCGGGTGCGAAGGTGCCGGCCAAGGCGTGCTGGCCGGAGCCCGGCATCGGATAGCGAATGTCGGTGTGGCCGACCAAAGCCCCCATCCGGCGCAATGCCGGCTCGTCGGCGACCAGTTCCTGGAAGACTTGCCGAAGCGCTTCGGCGGCCGGGTCTTGTCCGCGCCGCAGTGCCACCTGGGCCCGGGTCTGTAGCCGCGCCCGCGCACCGGCGAAGTGGCGTTCGTCGTGATAGGTGTCCAGCAGGCCGGCCGGCGCCCAGCCGTGGATGTCGGCGCCCAGCTTCCAAGCGAGGTTGACCGTGTCGAGCATGCCGACATTGAGCGCGGTGCCTGTGGCGGGGAACAGGTGGGCCGCATCGCCGGCCAGCAGGATCCGCCCGGCGCGGTATCGTTCGGCCTGCCGATCCTTGAAGGTGTAGCGGGTCAGCCGAGTCGGTTCTCCCAACGGGAGATCCGCCCCGAGCACGCGGCGAGCACTGTCTCCGAGTTCGGTCAGGGTCAGCGGCTCGTCGTCGTAGTACTCGGTGGACTCGTCTTCGGTGGTTTGGAGGGACAGAACCCCGGAGCTGACCGCGAACGCGAACACACCGCGGTCTGTTCGCGTGAAACCCGCATGGATCGTGCCCAGCCCGGGGACGTCGATGTCGCCGTTGTCCAGCACGGTCACCGAATCATGCACGGTGACCTGGGCAAGCCTGTTGACCTCTGGATATGTGGTGCCGGGGAACGCGATTCCGGCCATGTCGCGGATCCGGCTGTGCCCGCCGTCGCAGCCCACCAGGTATCGGGCGGTCACCTGGTACGGTCCGTCCGGCCCGCGCACGTCCGCGGTCACCGTGGCATCGTCCTGGCTCACCCCGACCACCTCGTGTGCGCGACGGATGTCGGCGCCGAGTTCGCGGGCTCGTTCGTCGAGCAGTCGCTCGATTTCCAGTTGTGGGAGCGGCAACGCCCGCATCGGGGGGTCTGCCAGGTGGGTGAAGTCCAAATACATATTGCCGAAGGGAAATCGAGGAGCCACGTTGGGGTTGCTGCTGGCTGCCTCGAATCGGTCCAGCATGCCCCGGTAGCGCAGCAAGTGCAGGATCCGCCCGCCGAGACCGCTGGCCTTGGGGGTGTCTCGGGGCTGCGGCTGCCGCTCCAGTACCAGCGGCCGCACTCCGGCCAGGCGCAGTTCACCGGCCAGCATCAGTCCGGTCGGCCCTGCGCCCACGATGATCACGTCGGTATCCACCACCGGCCGCTCCCCTCGGAGTGTTTCGTCGCGTCCCCGCTCGTCCCGATCGTGAACAACACCCATTCGCTACTCCCATGTCCGCAGGTTCGGCCTAGGCCAGCGAGTATGCAGCACACCCTTGGTCTTGCCGCAAGACCACCGGTGCGCTATAGATTGTGAGTGGGAAACAGTTCCCTATAGGCCTCCGATACAGCCGCGCGGAACTGAAGAGTCCTTCACCCTTTTCGGATCGGTGTTCGGGGCTGCGAGACCGCTACGCGTGCGCAGCGATCCGCCGGTCGATCACCGACAGCGCGAACTCCGCCCAGCGGATGTTCTCCTGTTCGAAGGAGATTCCGCGCAGCAGGGTGAGGTACGGGCCGACTCGTTCGGCCTCGGCCAGGTACGCCTGTTCGCTGCGCCCGTTCAGCAGCCGAGAGCGCAGGCGTTCGTATCGCGCCAGTTTCGCCTTCGACCACTCGAGGCGCTCCGCCACCGTGGCGCGCACTGCCGGGGCGTCCTCGACGTCCATGCCCTGGACCTTGACCATCATCTCGTCGCGGATGGCGGTGGCTTTGGGGGGCTCGGCGATGAACTCGTGCAGTGCCGCCCGTCCGGCCGGGGTCAGGGAGTGCAGGCGCTTGTTGGGGCGGCGCTCCTGTTGCACGACCCGGGTCTCGATGAGGCCATCGGTCGCCATGCGTTCCAGTTCCTTGTAGAGCTGCTGCGGCGTGGCCATCCAGAAGTTGGCCACCGAGGCATCGAAGCCTTTGGCCAGGTCATAGCCGGACGCCTCGCCCTCCAACAGGGCGGCCAACACCGCGTTACGTAGCGCCATCCCGTCAGGCTACCACCTGGCGCGATTATTCAAGTTTTTGTCCTATTCGCTCTGGACACGAGCTGTTGCTGGTACTACCGTTCGATTCACCTATTCAATTAATTGTGTATGAAAGGTGGGAGGCATGCATCCCTTCCGTGCAGCCGTCGAAGCCCGCGACGAGGCCGCCGTCGAGGCGCTGCTGGCCGACGACGTGGTGTTCACCAGTCCGGTGGCGTTCAAGCCGTATCCGGGCAAGGCGCTCACCGCGGCCATCCTGCGCGCAGTGCTCCGGGTCGTCGAGGACTTCCGCTATGTGCGGGAGATCGCCGACGCCGAC carries:
- the mfd gene encoding transcription-repair coupling factor, with translation MPTHRPPLAGLVAAAGVDAALQTVAGLIGKSAVELVAPSAVRPFVAATIAAGEPLVVVTATGREADDLTVELEEMLGPAVAQFPSWETLPHERLSPGADTVGRRLEVLRRIAHPDDPHSPAPLRVVVTTVRSLMQPMAGGLGDIEPIVLRVGIELDFDELLTRLVEFAYTRVDMVGKRGEFAVRGGILDVFPPTADHPVRVEFWGDEITELRPFAVADQRSLPDVTADVVVAPPCRELLLTAAVRERAAEVAVANAADAALAEMLEKLANGVPVDGMEALLPVLQPGELRLLTEVLPEGTHVLLCDPEKIRTRAADLVRTGEEFLEASWTAASFGGAAPLGGHGLDLAASAYRPLPEIHASADRQGLPWWSLSPLASGDSSEVVLPVLPGPAARGSDELVATLFASMRAHVATGGRAVVVVAGHGTAQRILERLADADVPAAALETGAEPNEGVVGVLCGSLHDGLVFENAGLVVVAESDLTGNRVTAPTEGKRMPAKRRNQVDPLALNAGDMVVHDQHGIGKFVEMIERTVGGARREYLVIEYAPSKRGQPGDRLFVPMESLDQLSRYVGGEMPSLSRLGGSDWANTKRKARKAVREIAGELVQLYAARQAAPGHAFGTDTPWQQEMEDAFAFTETVDQMTAIAEVKADMEKPVPMDRVVCGDVGYGKTEIAVRAAFKAVQDGKQVVVLVPTTLLAQQHLQTFTERVAGFPITVKGLSRFTDPADARAVLEGMAEGSVDIVVGTHRLLQTGVRWKDLGLVVVDEEQRFGVEHKEHIKALRTHVDVLTMSATPIPRTLEMSLAGIREMSTILTPPEERHPVLTYVGGYNDKQVTAAIRRELLRDGQVFYVHNRVSSIDKAAKRIRDLVPEARVVVAHGQMNEDALESTVQGFWQREYDVLVCTTIIETGLDISNANTLLVERADALGLSQLHQLRGRVGRSRERGYAYFLYPPEKPLTETAYDRLATISQNSDLGAGMAVAMKDLEIRGAGNVLGAEQSGHVAGVGFDLYVRLVGEAVEAYRAAADGKPITSQEVKEVRIDLPVDAHIPPDYVASDRLRLEAYRKLAAAQDDPALALVVEELVDRYGPLPVEVGRLVSVAKLRLLAREYEVAEIAVTGTTLKISPLHLPDSKQLRLKRLFPSAGYRAASGVVQLPLPRVQDSVGAERVRDVVLLQFVADLLLALDGKAQGAVDLTVAAELAPR
- a CDS encoding MazG family protein, which encodes MSSSDREESVLRGAPSNGVDRPAPGGEPTARTDTAVVAAGLAGAVEVMDRLWHFGGWEVTQTHDSLRPYLLEETYELLDAIQNDDAETIKEELGDLLLQVLFHSRIAQAAGEFTVDDVAAALVAKLVNRSPHLADSATDPDASVEEKIAAQERAWEERKSAEKSRRSCLDGIAMAQPALALAEKIISRATKAGLPPDLIPEPLRIVHLGGAESAEERLRKATLDFAVAIRAAEDAAERARGVRLALPTDDWREFWP
- a CDS encoding FAD-dependent monooxygenase; protein product: MGVVHDRDERGRDETLRGERPVVDTDVIIVGAGPTGLMLAGELRLAGVRPLVLERQPQPRDTPKASGLGGRILHLLRYRGMLDRFEAASSNPNVAPRFPFGNMYLDFTHLADPPMRALPLPQLEIERLLDERARELGADIRRAHEVVGVSQDDATVTADVRGPDGPYQVTARYLVGCDGGHSRIRDMAGIAFPGTTYPEVNRLAQVTVHDSVTVLDNGDIDVPGLGTIHAGFTRTDRGVFAFAVSSGVLSLQTTEDESTEYYDDEPLTLTELGDSARRVLGADLPLGEPTRLTRYTFKDRQAERYRAGRILLAGDAAHLFPATGTALNVGMLDTVNLAWKLGADIHGWAPAGLLDTYHDERHFAGARARLQTRAQVALRRGQDPAAEALRQVFQELVADEPALRRMGALVGHTDIRYPMPGSGQHALAGTFAPELTLHTDQGITSAAELMRTARPVLLDLADRQDLREIARDWQHRIDIRTAKTDNRPADAMLIRPDAHIAWAATIDEPTDTAAIGLREALSGWFGAPVETTVPITARTHASHR
- a CDS encoding PadR family transcriptional regulator, with the protein product MALRNAVLAALLEGEASGYDLAKGFDASVANFWMATPQQLYKELERMATDGLIETRVVQQERRPNKRLHSLTPAGRAALHEFIAEPPKATAIRDEMMVKVQGMDVEDAPAVRATVAERLEWSKAKLARYERLRSRLLNGRSEQAYLAEAERVGPYLTLLRGISFEQENIRWAEFALSVIDRRIAAHA